CCCTCACTCCTATTGCTTGAGTTGGTAAATTAATCTTTTAGTTGATCGCAAAAGACAAATAACTGACTGGATAAAGCCTGAAGCATTTGATACCATTGTCAAATACGAAATAATTTATTCATCATACATTTATCGCTAAAGCCTATTATGATGCACAGAGTTGGTTTTAACGTTATCGGTAGAAGATCCTTTTTCACCGTTAATGCCAGACGTCAGGTGTTGAAATCCAGTTTCATGGGTTTAAAGCCCTTGCAACTAACGGCCCTTCTGCTTGCCGGTAGTGCCGGTTACTTGTACTTCATGAATGCTAGATCAGCTATTCATGAGTATGTCGTTTGTCCAGTGGTTAGATTGATTACTCCTGACCCAGAAAACGGTCACAAGTTGGGTATATGGTGTTTCAAATGGGGTCTTTCTCCAAAGTTGTACTTTGATAAGGATCCTGAATCCCTACACGTTAATGTTTTCGGTACCACCATGACTAACCCAATTGGCTGTGCAGCTGGTTTAGATAAGGATGCTGAAGCCATCGATGGTATTATGCCAACTGGTTTCGGCTACATGGAAGTCGGCTCTGTCACCCCAGTTGCTCAACCAGGTAACCCAAGACCAAGATTTTTTAGATTGCCTGCAGATGATGCTGTTATCAACAGATATGGTTTTAACTCAAGTGGTCACGACGTTGTTTACAACAACTTGATGAAGCGTGTTAACAAGTTCTTAAACTCATACTTTGGCGACAAATCTATTGACAAACTATCTCTATACAAAGACAAATTGCTTGCTGTGAACCTTGGTAAAAACAAGAATGGTGACGAAGTGAAGGACTACTTGAAAGGTGTCGAAAAGTTCCAATCATTAGCCGATGTTCTTGTCATTAACGTCTCTTCCCCAAACACCCCAGGTTTGAGAGACCTTCAAAACGAAGCCAAACTAACTAACCTTCTATCTGAAATCATCACCAAAAGAGACTCTCAAAGCAATAAGCCAAATGCGTTGGGTAAACAAAACCACAAGCCTCCTGTTTTGGTCAAAATTGCACCAGATTTAACTGAACCAGAACTACAATCCATTGTTGAAGCTGCTAAGAAGTCTAAGGTTGATGGTATTATTGTCTCCAACACCACTATTCAAAGACCAAACACTTTGAAGACTCAGGATGAGACTTTGAGAAACCAAGTCGGTGGGTTGTCTGGTAAGCCATTGAAGCCATTTGCCTTGAAGGCCATGAAAGCCGTATCCAAATACGCCAAAGATTCTGACTTAGTCTTGGTTGGTTGTGGTGGTATTTCTTCTGGTAAGGATGCCATTGAATTCGCTAAAGCAGGTGCTACTTTTGTTCAACTTTACACTTCATATGCTTATGTTGGCCCAGCTTTGATTGCTAGAATCAAGGACGAAGTCGCtgaagaattgaagaaggaaGGTAAAACTTGGATGGAAATAATTGGTGAAGACAACAAATAATTTTAACTTATTGCCTTCATTTTGTCATGAACCAATAATATTCCGATTCGAAACATTTCCGCCGTCTAGAACAAAGGCAGCGGATAATATATTTGCATGTATGCAGTAAGTTCAACATTTAttcatatttattaatttgtATACTAAAATTGTACGCTAACAACATAAGCGTAGTCATTATAATgaataaaagaaacaaatttaCTGGATGATATTCTAATACAAGAAGTGCATTAAATTTATCTAACATTATGACAGATTAACTTTTTGCAAAAGTTTTTCAAGGTTTTCTATCTATAGATCCTAAATCAATGGATAGTATTCCAAACCTATCTCCATATATCTTCTAATTCTTATATTTAACCActatttcatcaaatttcGATGTCAGTTCTTCGTGGCTTTTGTTGAAACCATGGTTTGGAACGAATTGCTTTAGTTCAGATCTCAATTCCTCAGCCTTAGATTTCTCACCTTCCATAATGGCTAATGTAATTTTGTTTGCCAGGAAATTACCTTTATACAGCTGGACAGCTTCTAGGTTCTTACTATAATATTCAGATTCTAATAGATCGACAATTGATTGGGCTTCAGTAGTATTACCTTGTTGCAACTGCAAGTTCAACAATCCCAATTGAGATTTCCAAGTTGGGAAAGTTTGTGCTAACTCTTCGAAATGATAAAAGTTGGAACTAGAAGTGTCTACATTTGTGGCGAACTTAATATAAGATTCGGCTAgatttattatcaattcaTCTTCGCTCGACAAACTGTCAGCATTCGTACTGGTATAGTTTTCGAACATTGTAGATGCAGTAGATGCCTTATTGTTCAAGAGAGCCACTTCAATGGCCAGAAGCAATAGGTCTGGAACACCAACTTCGTTGCCTGAGTCAATACCTTCAACACATGTCTTTAGACTCTCTTCAACATCACCTTTAATAGCTTGTGCACTGGCCAACAAGTTCAAGTGGTACAAACAATTCTTACCTTTCACATGGGACTCCAACTTGCTTAGATCATGCTTCGAATCCTTCAAGAAGGTTTCATATAGAGCAAAAGCCTGCGACAAAGAatcgtcaccaccagcCTTCAATTGACCCAAGGCCAGCTCGCTTCTCAATTGGTAGTACTTGATTGTGACATCCTCTACTTTGCCCAGCTTGGAAGCTTCTTCCAGTACTTTCTCATATAAGCCATTGTAAAAGCTCTGCTTAACCGTAAAATAATCCATTCTCGCCTGTTCAAATTTGCCACAGCTCCACCAACAATCTAGATATTGACTATAAAATGCAGTAAAACTTCAATATACTATCTTTAGGCCGCTCAAAACCACTCAGCAAACACCAAAACCACTTGAAGTTGTACTCTAtttcaacttcaagaaGGGACTGTACGGGATCGCCAAGCTCGAAGGACTGATTGCTTAACTACGGCGTTCATAGTGATATGAGTTTTTCAAGTTATATAGCTGATTCATGCATCTTAGTATAGGTACAGATGTTTTAGCAAGCCAATTGTACATCCTACGCGACCTATTTTGACTGATCTTGAGCTATGATAATATGCGCAGAGCATTTATGGAGCTAGTATTTGTTTCTAGAGTCGTTTTGAGCTCTTACTTGGGCATTCTTACACTGTCTTCTTCAAGGTTTAGTACTCTATATAGGGTTAAGGAAGGCCAAGAGTTTCAGCAACCATTTATGTAGTCCTATAGAGTTTACAATGCGCTGTGTATTGCACTAGGTTTCCCCTCCATTGAGACCAAAACGTTCTCACAGGTAACGTGAGCTCGACACTCTCCTATAAATGAAAGTATTCATTGATTCATACTGTAAGTGATGGATAGCTATACATCATACAAGCGAAATGCTTGAGTTGAACTTGTGGCGAATATGTCAAACCAGTTTACTGTAGACCTCTGCCTCTTTGACCTCGATGGAACCATTGTCAGCACCACCAGAGCTGTCGAGATGACCTGGAAGAAGCTTTGCGCAGAGCATGACGTTGATCCAGAAGAGCTATTCCGTTTCTCCCACGGTACTAGAACTGGTGAAGTATTTGCTAAATTCTTCCCAGACATTGACAACACTGGTAACAGGGCAGCTGTGGCATTCGAGTTGTCAATAGCCGATGATCTAAGTCTTATCTCGTTGATTCCAGGTGCCCAAGAACTACTGTTGAAATTAGACAAGAACACGACAGATGGCTCTGCAGTTGGTGAGCGCAAATGGGCAATAGTCACATCAGGATCACCAGAATTGACACTGTCGTGGTTTGATAATGTCTTAAAGGAAGTCGGAAGACCACCCGTGTTCATTTCTGGTGCCGATGTAGCAAAGGGCAAGCCCGATCCAGAAGGATACTACACTGGACGGAATCTACTATGTCAGAAACTAGGTCTTGACGCTTCTCATGCGAGGACAGTGGTATTTGAGGATGCTCCCGTAGGTATCATGGCTGGTAAAGCTATTGGTGCCATTACAGTGGGAATCGCAGGTACATATGACAAGGACTTATTGTATTCAGCAGGTGCTGACTATGTAGTTTCAGACCTTAACCAGGTGAAAGTAATTGAAAACACAAAAGGTGGCCCCATCAAACTGGAAATTGTAGAACCACTAGGTAAGATATAGACGAGCTTATAGTTGCCCATTAATATAggaaataagaataaatgCCTCATCCACGGAATATGAATTCATTCATACCCATTCCGTGGACATAAGTAAAATATACCTGGAGAGCCACGGAAACAGGGTTTCATGGGATACCAGCAGATATATCAACTATGACTAGTGTGATACTGTATTCTCAGGCTGTATCAGTTTGTGCttcctttattttatcattaatCAAGGTGTCCAAAACGAGGATAGTACAAGTGGTGGGATTCTAAGTGGTCTAAAAGCACTAAGCAAACTAGGATAATCGCTGGTAATTAGTGATGCAGGATGCTGCTCTGAATTGATCTAAGGTTTGTAGTCAAACAGTTTAGTCTAATAAAGGTAGCACGGCCCATAGCAATAATTAAGGGCATCGAATGCTTTCGTTAAGAAGCTGAACCCTTATAAATCTAACCACCAATCTTACTATAAAAAGCTATATAAGACATGGTGTTTGCTCATATATACCGGTTTTAAGATGTTCAGGCAGATAATAAAACTCAGACAACATAAGTTACAATATGTCAGACAGCAgggaaataaaaaaaccaTGGTGGTTCAAAAAGGCCAAGGAATGGGCTGATGAGTTCTATACAAGGGATCAGAAACTAGAAGACTCTGATCGCCGTGATCTATCCAAAAAATACGCTACTATCAGTAAAGCTAGCGTAGTTGGCGCAGCAACAGGTCTATCAGCTGGTCTGGGAGGTCCCTACGCATACAGGTACTATACCACTGGTGCGCTGAAAGGTGTTAAACTGCCTAGGACAATCTTACTGGGTGTAGTCTCTATGGTTATTATGAGAAATGTTGCGGCAAAGATAGCCTGGGACAAAGAGTTAAAGAAACTGGATCCTAGCGGTGAATTGAAGCAAAACTACAAAAGTGCTCATAAGACAGTTGATGACGTCTCCTTGTCAGACAACAGCACTTCtgttcaaaagaaatatggtatgatgaaattcttgaaataCAGGACGGCACCAAGGTGGGCTATGTATTTTGAAGGTACTTATCAACACCCCGACAGAAAGTTTCCAAACCCAGACCAGATGGTGCAGGATCTCAAAGGTAGCCGCAGAGCATTTCCACCGTTTTTCTCAAAGGCTGATAAATTTTGGCACCAAATAGACCGTAAGGATAATGATCATACATAGAGTGACCATACTACACATTATGTGATACAAGTCTGAATGAACAAAAGGTAGTTCagatataaatattatatagtACTATTCTTAATAATGGATGAGACAGTTACCAAAATATCTGACTATTAATTTTTGACCTAATATATACTGCAAGTTTAGttgtaaatataaatactCATGACAGTATCCTTGCGACCAATAGATTCGGTAAGTCATGGAGCTTATGCTCTTCAACTCTTGTAATCACACATTACGTTATTAGGGTAGTTCAGCAATAATAAGACTTGAGCAGTGCCCCCATATATAAGTTCATTTGTTATCGAAACTATAATCAATTAACAATACAACGTGAAGAGTCCATACTAAAAACTTACTTTAAAGATTACATTGGTAGTTTCCCGACAATACTAGTTTTTAGGTGCTATTTGGATAATAAGGAACACTCtcagaaaagaagaagaatggcAGACAATAAAGGTGATGTCAAGGCACCACCTTCCTGGCTAAACTCTCCAGCATTTCAGGAATCCTATCAGAAAGCCATAGAGTTTTACGAGAAAGACGAAGTCTTAGATGCTCGAGATCGGTTAGAgttatcaaagaaatatacCTCAATTGCTAGAGCGCAATTTATAGGTGGATGGGCTGGTTTCAGTGCAGTATTTATCACCCCATTTGCATACCGTTATTACAAGACAGGTGCTATCAGAGGAGTTAAAGTTCCTAgaaattttgtatttggCCTAGTTGCCATGGTTGTAAGTACCCAGCTTTCTGGAAGCATGAtgtacaaaaaaaaattacagGAATTGGATCCTACAGGCGAGCTTGCCGCCAAATACGAGTCAAAaattaacaaaaataaacaaagaaatcaaTATGGAGATTTTGAAGCGGATGTACCTACTTTAATAGATGagaaccagaaccaaaATCCACCTTCGAGGTACCAGAAGGAATTCGATATGATGAacttattgaaaaatggGTCTGCTCCCAAATGGGCTATGTATTTCTACACAACTTACCAAAACCCTAGAAGACGCTTCCCTAATCCTGTAGAGATGATGGATGAGCTAAAGAAAGCACAAAGACAACCATTGGCACCATTTTTACATCAGCGCGATCCATTTGGATTATTTAAGGACCAGAATGAGAAAAACGATGAAAAAAACGATGCCTATCCTAACCCGACAAAAAATGCGAAACCTGCTGATAATAACCAACTACCACTAGAACCACCAAAACCAGAACTATCATGGAATAAAGTTCGCCAACAAAATTCCGGTAAAGCTACCACTGCATGGGACAGAATAAGAAATGGGGAACACTTAAATGACAATAATGATGGATTTGATGATGATCTGGATCCGTTTGAGGAGTCAAAAAGCAATGTAGGGCCGACAATCAATAAACCGACCAAAGAGGAATTCAAGAATCTTGTTGAGCAAGAAAGAAATGGGGGTTCGGGCCTATTTTAAAGTGGTGACACTTGATACTTTATCTTAAAAAGACTAtcattatattatttttgggGATGATAAACTGTTAACTATTTTGATGAGTATACGCaattataatgaaaaatttcatattCTTTTATCAGCTAttctatatctttttttgtatataattatttacTTTCACATTATAATTCAACATGAAAATTATGGGCAGATTCTTAATTTATAAAATACTTAATACATATCAACGTTTAAATAGTGTAACTTGAAAACATTATCACATTTAGGCTAGGATGTTGTCCAATCTCTTCTCAGCCTTCAatttttgtagttgttCCAAGACAATATCGACATTAACAGTAGCGTTCTTACCTTGTTGCTCCATAACATCTCTGTTTCTGATGTTGACGGAGTTTTCGTTCATTTCCGTTTCACcaacaatgaagatgaagttgtACTTCATCAATTGACCGGTTCTAACCTTCTTTTGCAAAGTGTTACCAGTCAAGTCAACGTCAGCGTAGAAACCGGCATTGTGCATCTTGTCACGTACTTGTTGAGCGTACTCTTGGTACTTAACACCAACTGGAACAACCAAGATTTGACGAGGGGATAACCAGAAAGGCCATTTACCAGCGAAGTGCTCAGTCAAAATGGCAGTCATTCTTTCAACTGAACCCAAGATAGCACGGTGAATCATAACTGGTCTTTCATAGTTCTCGCTCTCTTCGGTATCCTTTGCCTTAAATTCTAGTTCAAATCTTTGTGGTAGTTGGAAATCCAATTGAATGGTGGCACATTGATGCCATCTTCTTAGGGCATCAGAAATCATGATATCGATCTTTGGACCGTAGAAGGCACCATCACCTGGGTTTAGTTCCCAAGCACCACCCCATTTGTTCAAAGCGTTTTCTAACTTCTTTTCAGCGGCATCCCATGTTTCAAGTTCACCAACATACTTTTCTGGTCTAGTAGACAATTCCATCTTGAATTCAAAACCGAATACACCGTACATAAACTTCAAGAAGTCGAaaatgttttcaatttcttgttcGATTTGATCTTGAGTACAGAAGATGTGGGCGTCATCTTGCTGGAATCTTCTAACACGAGTCAAACCAGATAGAGCACCAGAGAACTCATTTCTGTGGATAACACCGAAGTCAGCAACTCTCCATGGCAACTCTCTGTAAGAACGTTCTCTAGCTTTGAACATCAGACAGTGACCAGGACAGTTCATTGGCTTTAGACCGAAGGTTTCCttttcaacttcaaatGTGAACATGTTTTCCTTGTAGTTAGCCCAGTGACCAGAAGTTTCCCATAGCTTGGAGTTGTACATGTTTGGAGTAATAACTTCTTCGTAACCTCTCTTACGGTATTCGGATCTTAGAAGATCAACCAAGGTGTTATATATTCTGGTACCGTGAGGCAACCAAAAGCAAGAACCTGGAGACATTTcattgaataaaaatagttCTTGTTCCTTACCAATCTTTCTGTGATCTCTCATAGAGGCTTCAGCCAAGAATTTCAAGTGAGCGTCCATTAGCTTCTTGTCTGGGAAAGAGATACCGTAAACTCTTTGGAGAGACTCGTTGTTGGCATCACCCAAGAAGTAGGAAGAGGAGTTCTTCAATAGCTTGAAAGCCTTGATACGACCGGTGTGAGGAATATGTGGACCAACACACAAATCAATCAACTTACCACACTTGTAAACGGTAGTGGAACCACCATCTGGGATCTTGGTTTGAACCAAGTAAGTCTTAAACTTAGAGTAATGGAACATCTTTAGCAAGTCTTCCTTAGACATGACCAATCTTTCGAACTTTTGCTTTTCCTTGATAACATTCTTGGCAACACCTTCTAGATTTGGGAAATCAGCTTGGGAAATTGTTCTCTCTTCAGCATCCTTGtcttctttcaaagtgTCTTTCAAAGCCATTTCATAAAAGAAACCATCATCAGTTGGAGGACCTAGACAAATATGAGCACCTAGGTTACATTCGCAGGCTTCACCCAGAACGTGAGCAGAAGAGTGCCAGAAAACTCTTCTACCTTCGTCAGACTCAAAATCAAACAGTTCTAGCTTGATCTCTTCATTTTCCTTACCTTCAAATGGTCTTTCCAAATCCCAAAGATCACCATTCACCTTAGCAATACATAGTCTGTCAGCCAAGGACTTGGAGATTCCTCTAGCAATGTCCATTGGTGTGGTTTCCCAAGCAGTGGCTTCCTTCTTAGCACCATCCTTTAGAACTATGGTAATTGGAACACGAGGCATGGAAGCAACCTTTTCTTGGTATTCCTTCTGCAACTTTTCGAACAAAGCATTTCTTTCAGCAATGAAAGCTGGCTCTGGGTCCAAGTACAAAGAGGCCTTCTTATTGTtacctttcttcttcttgtcgGAAACAGACAGGTCATTGACCTTCTGTGCAACAGCGTCAGCTCCAGCACTCATTATAGTCTTTTATAACTGTgtgtcttttttttttttcgacCTCTTTCCAGAAGCTTTAATTAAATCTGGTAAACGTGAGCAAAAACTGCACTTGAAGTGTCACTTAAAATCATCCAAATTGAATACTAACCGCCTCAATTCCGAAACTCCCAAAGAATTCTGGTTTCGTGGTACCAATTGCTAACTCTTTGACAgaattttttgcaaaattgCCTCGAACTCACCTGAGATGCTGGATGATCTTCACGCtaaatcaaaaatttttcactttttcgTTGTTGGCGACCTCATCGCTACTCAGTCATACTTAGAGCAACCAAGAAGTTCTTTGCGCAGTAATTTCTACAATGTAGCACTGAATAACTGAGATAAGCAAACGTTCTATGAACTTTCCAGGATATATTGGTAGTCTTATTCTCTTACCGGGTCTCGATCACTCACGAACAATAGGGAAGCTTTATAAGAGGATATATTAGTCACGAGTCGACAATGATTGTGGGTCTGGCAATATTTGGCTTTATCTTCAACTTTCTTTGTAGATTCTTAATACTTGCTCGGACACTTCATCTACAGTAGTTATTTCTCCATTTATTGTTCGCAGTAGATTTTCCTGTGCTCGTTCGGGCAAGTTTTTAATCATGTCGGTCTCTGGAATAAGACCTGGCGCTATGTCATGACAATTGATGGATAGTCTTTCGACTTCCTTTCCGTATACTCTTGTGAATTGACTGAGTGCAGCCTTAGTGGCGCTGTATATGGATGTGCCTTGAATCATGAAGTTTCGTTTGTCTGCGAACCCGCCCAATATTGAGCTAACATTTATGATATCTAACCGCTTTCTTGACTTTTGTTTCATTTGTAATCTAGCTGCATAATTGGATAAATAAACAGCACTTGCAAAGTTGACGTTTATCATATTGCTTATCACATTAGGACTCATTCTAATTCCAACTGATGCCTGGGTTATTCCTGCACAGTTGACTAGAACCCGAAGGGTGTATCTGTTTGAATCGTTGTTGTCAAATGCCAATGCATTACTCAGAACCAATTCTTTATTACTGGTACTAATATTACCTTCAGCGATATAACCCTCAATTGTAGCAGCAGAATGGTTGAACTCACCATCCCATCGCGCGAGATCTAACGCTACAGCTCTGTTTCTATGATGGGCCCCCGTAAACAATAAATCATCCCCAAATCGTAGCTTCTTCGTTATACTGTCAGTACTAGACCCAATTGCAATACAGTTCACTCCTTCCCTCGTCAATTTTCTTACTATGGCTTTACCAACCCCTCCAGTGGCCCCAGTGACTATCGCATAAGGTATCTCTATCATATTAAGAGTAAAGCCAAACAGTTCTGAATTATCTGTGTTTCGAAAGAACAATCAATTACAAAGACTCTCTATCAAAAAAAGTGTACAGCTTTTATTCAACTGAGTAGAATTCTTGCGATTCCTGTTAAGCTATATTAGTTACATTAAGATCAGTTCTCCTTAAGtgaacaaaaacaaaatgatGAGATGACTTTTCACTCTCTTCAGTATATAATTGACTATTAACAAAGGcaaacaataataaaagactatcattgaaattaaCAACTATGTacttgaaaagaaagatattATCTGGATCATGACTAtgcaattttttatatatgaaagATTTAAAATGACTAATTAGATTGGTAATCCCCCCAAGAACCAATAAccacaaaagaaataaagggaataacaaaaataacaGTCTTTTTTAGCTTccaattccaaaaaaaagacaattTCTCCAAGCAAATATGATAGTAGCGCTAATAATCCCAAAAATACATTCATGGAGAATATATTgcagaaatgaaaaagattACGAGTCCTAGAAACATTTCTTAACCTGAATGATAAATGGAACATAATAGGCCTTTTGCTTTAATACGAATCATTACAACATTATGAGAAAGTCCATAATAATGGCTAACCTGTTTCTAAACCTGCTCAATAGAAACCGTTAGTGGACTTAGTGTTGTAATCATAACCTGAGTAACCGTATTGCTGAGCATTaggctgctgctgttgctgtgGAGcttgttgctgttgctgctgctgttgctgctgttgctgctgttggTATTGATAATACTGCTGCAATTGAATTTGTTGTGGAGTCAATTGTTGCTGAGCTGAGTCAGAAGTCTGCTGCTCGGAATGGGAATCATTACGTTGCACCCCCTTAGCTTGAGCATCTTGCTGAGCTTGTTGACCATACTCACCGCCATACAAGTTTTGGCCACTAGACTTAGTAGTTTGGTATGGATATTGGTTAGCAGCAACACCGTATTGTGGTTGGCCATATGGGTACTGTTGGTAGAAGTGGGCGTAATATGGCATGAATGAACCAGCACCGTATGGTTGTTGTTGACTTTGTTGTTGAGTGTGTGGAGCCACAGGTGATTGAGCAGTGTTTGGTGCAGCAGTGGCAGTGTTCAAATCAACACCAGCGGAGACAGGTGTACCAGCATTCATGTAACCTTGTTGCATGGAGAATTGAGCATTGACCATGGCTGGGTGACCACCCATTGGTGTTGGTTGTTGGTACTGTTGGCCGTAAGCATAACCTTGCATGTCGTACATACCCGGGTAAGAATAGCCTGGGAATTGGTTCTGGTACATGTAGTATTGTTGTGCTTGAGCTTGGGCCTGTGCTTGAGCTTGTGCTTGAGCTTGTAGTTGTGCATCAGTCAACTGTTGGGCaggttgttgttgctgagCAGTTTGTTGTGGAGCagtttgttgttgttgttgttgttgttgttgttgagcAGCCTCAGAGACACTGCCTTGCTTAGAAGCTGGCGCAGCTTCAGCTGGAGCAGCGGCTTCTTGAGCCAATTGTTGCTCTTGTTGCTCTTGTTGTGGTTGTTgtggttgttgttgttcttgttgttgttgctcATTGGCAGCTTGTTCTTGTGCTTGTTCTTGTggttgttcttgttcttgtggttgtggttgtggttcttgttctttttctaCGGTTTCCTTCTCAGTTTCTTGAGCAggctcttctttcttttcttgttctttttcaatGTTGTCAACTTCATTCTTCAAGTCTTCTACATTTTCCAAAGCGCTTTCTTTGGAAGATTCAGAAGCCTTAGTGTCCTCTTGGGATTCTTGTGCTggctcttcttctttcttcttttgaacaGGCTTTGGCTTTGGCTTAGGAGTGGCAATGGCCGCCCAGGacatcttcttcctttCCTCTTGGGTATGTGTAGAATTTAGTCTTTGAGCAATCTTCTCTTCCTTGGTACCGGCAGGAACACCGGTCTTCTTCACAGCTGCCTGAGCAGCAGCAGTAGCGTTCTTTCCACTGGAAGCACTCTGAGCTGCCCCGTGAGAGGAGGCGCTAGTGCTAGTGCCTGAGCTAGTGCTAGTGCTGCTAC
This is a stretch of genomic DNA from Nakaseomyces glabratus chromosome M, complete sequence. It encodes these proteins:
- the OAR1 gene encoding 3-oxoacyl-[acyl-carrier-protein] reductase (NADPH) (CAGL0M13013g~Ortholog(s) have 3-oxoacyl-[acyl-carrier-protein] reductase (NADPH) activity, role in aerobic respiration, fatty acid metabolic process and mitochondrion localization) — translated: MIEIPYAIVTGATGGVGKAIVRKLTREGVNCIAIGSSTDSITKKLRFGDDLLFTGAHHRNRAVALDLARWDGEFNHSAATIEGYIAEGNISTSNKELVLSNALAFDNNDSNRYTLRVLVNCAGITQASVGIRMSPNVISNMINVNFASAVYLSNYAARLQMKQKSRKRLDIINVSSILGGFADKRNFMIQGTSIYSATKAALSQFTRVYGKEVERLSINCHDIAPGLIPETDMIKNLPERAQENLLRTINGEITTVDEVSEQVLRIYKES
- the DEF1 gene encoding DNA damage-responsive RNA polymerase-degradation factor DEF1 (CAGL0M13035g~Ortholog(s) have role in protein ubiquitination, telomere maintenance, transcription-coupled nucleotide-excision repair, ubiquitin-dependent protein catabolic process and nucleus localization), producing the protein MSSVQNKVETLVELFPDWKREDLLELVQEEKDTELEIIVEKITTGKVTKWDEVKKPKRERHAPEASSVRTYSSSTHSHSAASGGAAAPRYKKSGRFAGNSGVSNTATGSSTSTSSGTSTSASSHGAAQSASSGKNATAAAQAAVKKTGVPAGTKEEKIAQRLNSTHTQEERKKMSWAAIATPKPKPKPVQKKKEEEPAQESQEDTKASESSKESALENVEDLKNEVDNIEKEQEKKEEPAQETEKETVEKEQEPQPQPQEQEQPQEQAQEQAANEQQQQEQQQPQQPQQEQQEQQLAQEAAAPAEAAPASKQGSVSEAAQQQQQQQQQQTAPQQTAQQQQPAQQLTDAQLQAQAQAQAQAQAQAQQYYMYQNQFPGYSYPGMYDMQGYAYGQQYQQPTPMGGHPAMVNAQFSMQQGYMNAGTPVSAGVDLNTATAAPNTAQSPVAPHTQQQSQQQPYGAGSFMPYYAHFYQQYPYGQPQYGVAANQYPYQTTKSSGQNLYGGEYGQQAQQDAQAKGVQRNDSHSEQQTSDSAQQQLTPQQIQLQQYYQYQQQQQQQQQQQQQQAPQQQQQPNAQQYGYSGYDYNTKSTNGFY